In Nocardioides faecalis, the following proteins share a genomic window:
- a CDS encoding ATP-binding protein: protein MHHRQTLELAPGPRSVHDARRWAVQTCRDIGREDLCECAELAISELVTNAVLHGEGPLRTQLRGTAEHPRFEVHDSSTIPPQPPNRGRGFDLDAFDLDSFDALDEEHLAALATVGRGLEIVARASAAWGAEIEEDGKAVWFEPAAELASEGGAPYQLTHSFPPLTEDHTRVGEVAVQINGVPTREFRAFQRHYRDLRREIRLLALAHEDDYPLAKVLSEHFDALERPLRANMGREQVDDAAAAGRSSTNLRLRMTREVARQIGGLVDLLDAADDFSRAQRLLTAPRTPEQRAFQIWFLGEFRRQSAGAPPVAWQDGSGSGAPSRAL, encoded by the coding sequence GTGCACCACCGGCAGACCCTGGAACTGGCCCCCGGGCCCCGCAGCGTGCACGACGCACGCCGCTGGGCGGTCCAGACCTGCCGTGACATCGGTCGCGAGGACCTCTGCGAGTGCGCCGAGCTCGCCATCTCCGAGCTGGTCACCAACGCCGTGCTGCACGGAGAGGGCCCGCTGCGCACCCAGCTGCGCGGGACCGCCGAGCACCCGCGCTTCGAGGTGCACGACTCCTCGACCATCCCCCCGCAGCCGCCGAACCGGGGCCGCGGGTTCGACCTCGACGCCTTCGACCTGGACTCCTTCGACGCGTTGGACGAGGAGCACCTCGCCGCGCTGGCCACGGTCGGCCGCGGCCTCGAGATCGTCGCCCGCGCCTCCGCGGCCTGGGGCGCGGAGATCGAGGAGGACGGCAAGGCGGTGTGGTTCGAGCCGGCCGCCGAGCTGGCCTCGGAGGGCGGGGCGCCGTACCAGCTCACCCACAGCTTCCCGCCGCTCACCGAGGACCACACCCGGGTGGGTGAGGTGGCCGTGCAGATCAACGGCGTGCCGACGCGGGAGTTCCGAGCGTTCCAGCGGCACTACCGCGACCTGCGCCGCGAGATCCGGCTGCTGGCCCTGGCCCACGAGGACGACTACCCGTTGGCCAAGGTGCTCTCGGAGCACTTCGACGCCCTCGAGCGCCCCCTGCGCGCCAACATGGGCCGCGAGCAGGTCGACGACGCAGCCGCCGCTGGTCGCTCCTCGACCAACCTGCGGCTGCGGATGACCCGCGAGGTCGCCCGACAGATCGGCGGCCTCGTCGACCTGCTCGACGCCGCCGACGACTTCAGCCGCGCCCAGCGGCTGCTCACCGCACCGCGGACCCCGGAGCAGCGCGCCTTCCAGATCTGGTTCCTCGGCGAGTTCCGCCGCCAGTCCGCCGGCGCGCCGCCGGTGGCCTGGCAGGACGGCTCGGGCAGCGGCGCGCCCTCCCGGGCGCTCTGA
- the purF gene encoding amidophosphoribosyltransferase, giving the protein MCGVFGVWAPGEDVAKLTYFGLYALQHRGQESAGISVSNGRQILVYKDMGLVSQVFDENTLESFRGHLAVGHCRYSTTGASTWQNAQPTFRPTVHGSIALGHNGNLINTAELAKLVADLPSDEGELDINVRDLEAATNDTSLVTALLAHHPDVSLEARALELLPKVRGAFSFVFMNENTLYAARDPEGIRPLVLGRLERGWVVASEDSALATIGASMVREVEPGELLVIDENGLRSHKFAEPQRKGCVFEYVYLARPDATIANRSVHEARVEMGRQLAREFPVEADLVIPVPESGTPAASGYALESGIPFGQGFVKNAYVGRTFIQPSQTLRQLGIRLKLNALEHMIRGKRIVVVDDSIVRGNTQRAQVRMLREAGAAEVHVRISSPPVKWPCFYGIDFATRAELIANGLSPDEIAHSVGADSLGYISLEGMIEATGQPQTALCTACFTGDYPIELPDESLLGKHLLEATLESTTHGEALPVFNNP; this is encoded by the coding sequence GTGTGCGGAGTCTTCGGCGTGTGGGCCCCAGGTGAGGACGTCGCGAAGCTGACCTACTTCGGTCTCTATGCGCTGCAACACCGCGGCCAGGAGTCGGCCGGTATCTCGGTGAGCAACGGCCGGCAGATCCTCGTCTACAAGGACATGGGCCTCGTCTCCCAGGTCTTCGACGAGAACACCCTGGAGTCGTTCCGCGGCCACCTCGCGGTCGGCCACTGCCGCTACTCCACCACCGGTGCGAGCACCTGGCAGAACGCGCAGCCGACCTTCCGGCCCACCGTCCACGGCTCGATCGCGCTGGGCCACAACGGCAACCTGATCAACACCGCCGAGCTGGCGAAGCTGGTCGCGGACCTGCCCAGCGACGAGGGCGAGCTGGACATCAACGTCCGCGACCTCGAGGCCGCCACCAACGACACCAGCCTGGTCACCGCGCTGCTCGCGCACCACCCCGACGTCTCGCTGGAGGCCCGGGCGCTGGAGCTGCTGCCGAAGGTGCGGGGCGCCTTCTCGTTCGTGTTCATGAACGAGAACACCCTGTACGCCGCCCGCGACCCCGAGGGCATCCGGCCGCTCGTGCTCGGTCGCCTCGAGCGTGGCTGGGTCGTGGCCAGCGAGGACTCCGCGCTGGCCACCATCGGCGCGAGCATGGTCCGCGAGGTGGAGCCCGGCGAGCTGCTCGTCATCGACGAGAACGGGCTGCGCTCGCACAAGTTCGCCGAGCCGCAGCGCAAGGGCTGCGTCTTCGAGTACGTCTACCTCGCCCGCCCCGACGCCACCATCGCCAACCGCAGCGTGCACGAGGCGCGCGTGGAGATGGGCCGGCAGCTGGCCCGGGAGTTCCCGGTCGAGGCGGACCTGGTGATCCCGGTCCCCGAGTCCGGCACCCCCGCCGCGTCCGGCTACGCGCTGGAGTCCGGCATCCCGTTCGGCCAGGGCTTCGTCAAGAACGCCTACGTCGGGCGCACCTTCATCCAGCCCAGCCAGACGCTGCGCCAGCTGGGCATCCGGCTCAAGCTGAACGCGCTGGAGCACATGATCCGCGGCAAGCGGATCGTCGTGGTCGACGACTCGATCGTGCGCGGCAACACCCAGCGCGCCCAGGTCCGGATGCTGCGCGAGGCCGGTGCGGCCGAGGTGCACGTGCGGATCTCCTCCCCGCCGGTGAAGTGGCCCTGCTTCTACGGCATCGACTTCGCCACCCGCGCCGAGCTCATCGCCAACGGCCTGAGCCCGGACGAGATCGCGCACAGCGTCGGCGCCGACAGCCTCGGCTACATCTCCCTGGAGGGGATGATCGAGGCGACCGGGCAGCCGCAGACGGCGCTGTGCACCGCCTGCTTCACCGGCGACTACCCGATCGAGCTGCCCGACGAGAGCCTGCTCGGCAAGCACCTGCTCGAGGCCACCCTCGAGTCGACCACGCACGGCGAGGCGCTCCCCGTGTTCAACAACCCGTGA
- a CDS encoding NAD(P)/FAD-dependent oxidoreductase, translating to MAAGDNTPETAERSVARRSDRHQVVVIGSGFGGLFGTKALRRSDVDVTMIAKTTHHLFQPLLYQVATGILSEGEIAPPTREVLAGQDNAHVLLGEVTGIDLDKRVVTSQVLGRELVTSYDSLIVAAGAGQSYFGNDHFAEFAPGMKSIDDALELRGRIFGAFELAELAAARGEPTDHLLTFVVVGAGPTGVEMAGQIAELAHRTLKDDFRLISTRHARVILVDAAPQVLPPFGAKLGAWTKEKLEGLGVEVLLGALVSEVDERGLVVKYKDGSSQRIDAIAKVWAAGVQASPLGRILSEQTGAPLDRAGRIAVNPDLTLPGYPEVFVVGDMISLDNLPGVAQVAIQGAKYAANEIDGRLKGKPSQGPFKYFDKGSMAIISRFRAVAMVGKMRLTGVLAWLMWLVVHLFYLTGFKNRVTAVLRWAVSFLGRGRSERTSTEQQIFARQALSRLSRGATDLVSEPGEYDDAAERRRAELEQQAAEEARLSDENKRGVKIES from the coding sequence ATGGCAGCAGGCGACAACACGCCCGAGACGGCTGAGCGCAGCGTGGCCCGTCGGTCCGACCGACACCAGGTCGTGGTGATCGGCTCCGGGTTCGGCGGCCTGTTCGGGACGAAGGCGCTGCGCCGCTCCGACGTCGACGTGACGATGATCGCGAAGACGACGCACCACCTCTTCCAGCCGCTGCTGTACCAGGTGGCCACCGGCATCCTGTCCGAGGGCGAGATCGCTCCGCCGACCCGCGAGGTGCTCGCCGGACAGGACAACGCGCACGTGCTGCTGGGCGAGGTCACCGGCATCGACCTCGACAAGCGGGTGGTCACCTCCCAGGTGCTCGGCCGCGAGCTCGTCACGTCGTACGACTCGCTGATCGTCGCTGCCGGGGCCGGCCAGTCCTACTTCGGCAACGACCACTTCGCCGAGTTCGCGCCCGGCATGAAGAGCATCGACGACGCCCTCGAGCTGCGGGGCCGGATCTTCGGCGCGTTCGAGCTCGCCGAGCTCGCCGCCGCCCGCGGTGAGCCGACCGACCACCTGCTCACGTTCGTCGTGGTGGGCGCCGGCCCGACCGGCGTGGAGATGGCCGGCCAGATCGCCGAGCTCGCGCACCGCACGCTCAAGGACGACTTCCGGCTGATCAGCACCCGCCACGCGCGGGTGATCCTGGTCGACGCGGCGCCGCAGGTGCTGCCCCCCTTCGGCGCCAAGCTCGGTGCGTGGACCAAGGAGAAGCTGGAGGGCCTGGGCGTCGAGGTGCTCCTGGGTGCCCTGGTCTCCGAGGTGGACGAGCGCGGCCTGGTGGTGAAGTACAAGGACGGCAGCTCGCAGCGCATCGACGCCATCGCCAAGGTGTGGGCCGCCGGTGTGCAGGCCAGCCCGCTCGGCAGGATCCTCTCCGAGCAGACCGGCGCCCCGCTGGACCGGGCCGGACGGATCGCGGTGAACCCCGACCTGACGCTGCCGGGCTATCCCGAGGTGTTCGTGGTCGGCGACATGATCTCGCTGGACAACCTCCCCGGCGTCGCGCAGGTGGCGATCCAGGGCGCGAAGTACGCCGCCAACGAGATCGACGGCCGGCTCAAGGGCAAGCCGTCCCAGGGCCCGTTCAAGTACTTCGACAAGGGCTCCATGGCGATCATCAGCCGCTTCCGGGCGGTGGCGATGGTCGGCAAGATGCGCCTCACCGGCGTCCTCGCCTGGCTGATGTGGCTGGTGGTGCACCTCTTCTACCTCACCGGCTTCAAGAACCGGGTCACCGCCGTCCTGCGGTGGGCGGTCTCCTTCCTCGGTCGCGGGCGCTCCGAGCGCACCTCAACCGAGCAGCAGATCTTCGCCCGACAGGCGCTGTCCAGGCTCAGTCGCGGGGCTACGGACCTGGTCTCCGAGCCCGGCGAGTACGACGACGCGGCCGAACGCCGTCGCGCCGAGCTGGAGCAGCAGGCCGCCGAGGAGGCCCGGCTCAGCGACGAGAACAAGCGCGGCGTGAAGATCGAGTCCTAG
- a CDS encoding FAD/NAD(P)-binding protein, whose amino-acid sequence MTVIEEAAPVAERTRVAVIGGGASGVLTAINLLARSDDPRLEVVIHEASGIVGRGIAYGTNDQRHLLNVRARHMSAFPDSPSDLLDWALRTGRSSDPQGFLPRADYAIYLQDRLADVADDRLRVQAGAVLDVVPVAEGFEVVTEHTRSHAAAVVLAHGNQPPRPLVAGGEPLPEADWHIDNPWQLARLRGLPADAQVLVVGTGLTAVDTVITLLEDGPERSVTMLSRSGLLPKPHRGQQHTAWVTKVPAGPLTADQLAEAVAEECRAAAERGVDWRAVIDGLRPASQDVWNRLPHDERVRFLAVHARAWEIRRHRMAPEVALRLQRYRYEGRLNVRAGTLAEVADHGERCTVRTADATSYDVDAVVNCTGPLGDVRRSTSPLLQALLARGTAAPDPLALGLDATDDGRVVGADGRVVENLFLVGPPRKGRLWETTAIPEIRAQAAQVAAAVAQRTSRSSHAN is encoded by the coding sequence ATGACAGTGATCGAGGAGGCCGCGCCGGTGGCTGAGCGCACCCGGGTCGCAGTGATCGGTGGGGGCGCCAGCGGCGTGCTGACGGCGATCAACCTGCTCGCCCGCTCCGACGACCCCCGCCTCGAGGTGGTCATCCACGAGGCCAGCGGCATCGTCGGTCGCGGCATCGCGTACGGCACGAACGACCAGCGGCACCTGCTCAACGTCCGGGCGCGGCACATGAGCGCGTTCCCGGACTCGCCGTCGGACCTGTTGGACTGGGCGCTGCGCACGGGCCGCAGCAGCGACCCGCAGGGGTTCCTGCCCCGCGCGGACTACGCGATCTACCTGCAGGACCGCCTCGCCGACGTCGCCGACGACCGGCTCCGGGTCCAGGCCGGCGCGGTGCTCGACGTGGTCCCGGTCGCCGAGGGCTTCGAGGTGGTCACCGAGCACACCCGCTCGCACGCCGCGGCCGTGGTGCTGGCCCACGGCAACCAGCCTCCCCGACCGCTCGTGGCCGGCGGCGAACCGCTGCCCGAGGCCGACTGGCACATCGACAACCCGTGGCAGCTGGCCCGGCTGCGTGGCCTGCCGGCGGACGCACAGGTGCTGGTCGTCGGCACCGGGCTGACCGCGGTCGACACCGTGATCACGCTGCTGGAGGACGGACCCGAGCGCAGCGTGACGATGCTCAGCCGCTCCGGGCTGCTGCCCAAGCCGCACCGCGGCCAGCAGCACACCGCCTGGGTGACCAAGGTGCCCGCGGGCCCGCTCACCGCCGACCAGCTCGCCGAGGCCGTCGCCGAGGAGTGCCGCGCCGCCGCCGAGCGGGGCGTGGACTGGCGTGCGGTGATCGACGGCCTGCGCCCGGCCTCCCAGGACGTGTGGAACCGGCTGCCGCACGACGAACGGGTCCGGTTCCTCGCCGTGCACGCCCGCGCGTGGGAGATCCGTCGGCACCGGATGGCCCCCGAGGTCGCGCTGCGCCTGCAGCGCTACCGCTACGAGGGTCGCCTGAACGTGCGCGCCGGCACGCTGGCGGAGGTCGCCGACCACGGCGAGCGGTGCACCGTGCGCACCGCCGACGCCACGTCGTACGACGTCGACGCGGTGGTGAACTGCACCGGGCCCCTCGGCGACGTGCGCCGCAGCACCTCGCCGCTGCTGCAGGCGCTGCTCGCCCGGGGCACCGCCGCCCCGGACCCGCTCGCGCTCGGCCTGGATGCCACCGACGACGGCCGGGTGGTCGGGGCCGACGGCCGCGTGGTGGAGAACCTGTTCCTGGTCGGCCCGCCGCGCAAGGGCCGGCTGTGGGAGACGACCGCGATCCCGGAGATCCGGGCGCAGGCGGCGCAGGTGGCCGCGGCAGTGGCGCAGCGCACGTCTCGCAGCAGCCACGCGAACTGA
- a CDS encoding dipeptidase: MTGPVPTEDLRTRITELLPGVRADLEALVRIPSVSADPARRDQVEASARATAELFAAEGVDVEIVRAYDGAPPAVIGHRAGPEGAPTVLLYAHHDVQPENDHAEWDSPPWEPTERDGRLYARGAADDKAGVLAHVAALRAFGEDLPVSVKLFIEGEEEVGSDTLPELLATYRDRLAADVIVIADSGNWDIGVPALTTSLRGLVRVDVEVRTLTHAVHSGMWGGLVPDALITLSRLIATLHDDRGDVAVEGLVSSPAADVDYPEERLRAESGAVPGIEWIGTGSAVERLWTKPALSITGLDAPKVEGASNTLVPAARAKISLRVAPGDTTANALACLQRHLEAHVPWGAELTVTVVDTGEATRIEASGPAYDAARSAFAEAWDGTAPVDMGVGGSIPFIAEFLETFPEASVLVTGVEDPDTRAHGANEGLHLAEFERVLLAEALLLRNLGAS; the protein is encoded by the coding sequence ATGACCGGACCCGTGCCCACCGAAGACCTGCGTACCCGCATCACCGAACTCCTGCCCGGAGTCCGTGCCGACCTCGAGGCGCTGGTCCGCATCCCGTCCGTCTCCGCCGACCCCGCCCGCCGCGACCAGGTCGAGGCCAGCGCCCGCGCCACGGCCGAGCTGTTCGCCGCCGAGGGTGTCGACGTGGAGATCGTCCGCGCCTACGACGGCGCCCCGCCGGCGGTCATCGGCCACCGCGCCGGGCCCGAGGGCGCGCCGACGGTGCTGCTGTACGCCCACCACGACGTGCAGCCCGAGAACGACCACGCCGAGTGGGACAGCCCGCCGTGGGAGCCCACCGAGCGCGACGGCCGGCTCTACGCCCGCGGCGCCGCCGACGACAAGGCCGGCGTCCTGGCCCACGTCGCCGCGCTGCGCGCCTTCGGTGAGGACCTGCCGGTGTCGGTGAAGCTGTTCATCGAGGGTGAGGAGGAGGTCGGCTCCGACACGCTGCCGGAGCTGCTGGCGACGTACCGCGACCGGCTCGCCGCCGACGTCATCGTCATCGCCGACTCCGGCAACTGGGACATCGGCGTACCCGCGCTGACCACCTCGCTGCGCGGCCTGGTGCGTGTCGACGTCGAGGTCCGCACCCTGACCCACGCTGTGCACTCGGGCATGTGGGGCGGCCTGGTGCCGGACGCGCTGATCACCCTGTCCCGGCTGATCGCGACCCTGCACGACGACCGCGGAGACGTCGCGGTCGAGGGCCTGGTCTCCAGCCCGGCCGCCGACGTGGACTACCCCGAGGAGCGGCTGCGGGCCGAGTCCGGCGCGGTGCCCGGCATCGAGTGGATCGGCACCGGCTCGGCCGTCGAGCGGCTGTGGACCAAGCCGGCGCTGAGCATCACCGGCCTGGACGCCCCCAAGGTCGAGGGCGCCTCTAACACCCTGGTGCCCGCGGCCCGCGCCAAGATCTCCCTGCGCGTCGCCCCCGGCGACACCACCGCCAACGCCCTGGCCTGCCTGCAGCGCCACCTCGAGGCCCACGTGCCGTGGGGTGCGGAGCTGACCGTGACGGTCGTCGACACCGGCGAGGCCACCCGGATCGAGGCCTCCGGTCCGGCGTACGACGCCGCCCGCTCCGCGTTCGCCGAGGCCTGGGACGGCACGGCGCCGGTCGACATGGGGGTCGGCGGGTCGATCCCGTTCATCGCCGAGTTCCTCGAGACCTTCCCCGAGGCCTCCGTGCTGGTCACCGGCGTCGAGGACCCCGACACCCGCGCCCACGGCGCCAACGAGGGCCTGCACCTGGCCGAGTTCGAGCGCGTCCTGCTCGCCGAGGCGCTGCTGCTGCGCAACCTCGGCGCCTCCTGA
- a CDS encoding alpha/beta hydrolase domain-containing protein produces MSTTPVSFLTLSGGAGVALTAVHPGPDLAAAGWAETEHAASGTVQALPGEAEAPFATRVVVRRPVDASFSGTLVVEWLNVSSGSDAAPDWTYLGEELVRRGHAWAGVSAQHVGVEGGGALVAVAGAGVQGLKGSDPERYGDLHHPGDAWAHGIFTAVARALADARPGDPLEGLEVDKVLAIGESQSAYLLTTYVNQVQPRTRAFDGFLIHSRGDIAAPLGPVGAGIDLTAARAAGGASGGAEPITDDLEVPVLVVQAEGDLLGRLNYLPARQPDGPLLRVWEVAGSAHADLVQIGEFESFLGCPDPVNRGQQTYVVRAALRHLEAWARGGAAAPSAEPIEVAEGAFVLDEVGNARGGVRTPVVDAPVEVLSGVASPGASVICELFGRTVALPPEVRDRLWPTHEDYLAAYTAATDAAIAAGFVLPEDRDAVLAEARTF; encoded by the coding sequence ATGTCGACGACACCTGTGTCCTTCCTCACCCTGTCCGGCGGCGCCGGGGTGGCGCTCACCGCCGTCCACCCGGGTCCGGATCTCGCGGCCGCCGGGTGGGCGGAGACCGAGCACGCCGCCTCCGGCACGGTGCAGGCACTGCCGGGGGAGGCGGAGGCGCCGTTCGCCACCCGCGTCGTCGTACGGCGCCCGGTGGACGCGTCGTTCAGCGGCACGCTGGTGGTGGAGTGGCTCAACGTCTCCTCCGGCTCCGACGCCGCCCCGGACTGGACCTACCTGGGCGAGGAGCTGGTGCGCCGCGGCCACGCCTGGGCGGGCGTCTCGGCGCAGCACGTCGGGGTGGAGGGTGGCGGCGCCCTGGTCGCCGTCGCGGGCGCCGGGGTCCAGGGGCTCAAGGGCAGCGACCCGGAGCGCTACGGCGACCTGCACCACCCCGGCGACGCCTGGGCGCACGGCATCTTCACCGCGGTCGCCCGAGCGTTGGCCGACGCCCGCCCCGGCGACCCGCTCGAGGGCCTGGAGGTCGACAAGGTGCTGGCGATCGGGGAGTCGCAGTCGGCGTACCTGCTCACCACCTACGTCAACCAGGTGCAGCCGCGGACCCGGGCCTTCGACGGGTTCCTGATCCACAGCCGCGGCGACATCGCCGCGCCGCTGGGCCCGGTGGGTGCCGGCATCGACCTCACCGCCGCCCGCGCGGCAGGCGGGGCGAGCGGGGGAGCGGAGCCGATCACCGACGACCTGGAGGTGCCGGTGCTGGTGGTGCAGGCGGAGGGCGACCTGCTCGGCCGCCTCAACTACCTGCCCGCCCGCCAGCCCGACGGCCCGCTGCTGCGGGTCTGGGAGGTCGCCGGCTCCGCGCACGCCGACCTCGTCCAGATCGGGGAGTTCGAGTCCTTCCTCGGCTGCCCGGATCCGGTCAACCGCGGACAGCAGACGTACGTCGTCCGCGCCGCCCTGCGCCACCTGGAGGCCTGGGCGCGTGGCGGCGCGGCCGCGCCGTCGGCGGAGCCGATCGAGGTCGCTGAGGGCGCCTTCGTGCTCGACGAGGTCGGCAACGCCCGCGGCGGGGTCCGCACGCCGGTCGTCGACGCCCCGGTCGAGGTGCTCTCCGGGGTGGCCTCCCCGGGGGCGTCGGTCATCTGCGAGCTGTTCGGCCGCACGGTGGCGCTGCCGCCCGAGGTCCGCGACCGGCTCTGGCCCACCCACGAGGACTACCTGGCCGCCTACACCGCCGCCACGGACGCCGCCATCGCCGCCGGCTTCGTCCTGCCGGAGGACCGGGACGCCGTCCTCGCCGAGGCCCGCACCTTCTGA
- a CDS encoding metallopeptidase family protein: MPVEVSPEEFDALVDAALDEIPDELARLVRNVVVLVEDEPPPGEPDDLLGLYDGVALTERGGDLLPQLPDRIFLFRGPLQDMCDDVDDLTAEIRITVVHEVAHHFGIDDARLHDLGYA; encoded by the coding sequence ATGCCGGTCGAGGTGAGCCCCGAGGAGTTCGACGCCCTGGTCGACGCCGCCCTCGACGAGATCCCCGACGAGCTGGCTCGGCTGGTGCGCAACGTGGTGGTGCTGGTGGAGGACGAGCCGCCGCCGGGCGAGCCGGACGACCTGCTCGGCCTGTACGACGGCGTCGCGCTCACCGAGCGCGGCGGCGACCTGTTGCCGCAGCTGCCGGACCGGATCTTCTTGTTCCGTGGCCCGCTGCAGGACATGTGCGACGACGTGGACGACCTGACGGCCGAGATCCGGATCACCGTGGTGCACGAGGTGGCGCACCACTTCGGCATCGACGACGCGCGGCTGCACGACCTCGGCTACGCCTGA
- a CDS encoding NADH:flavin oxidoreductase → MTKHLADPVPLPHGPALANRFALAPLTNTQSNPDGTLSDDEHDWLVARGRGGFGLTMTCAAYVSPGGQAWAGQLGISDDRHLPGLTRLADSLRATGTRSSVQLHHAGRRADPAVTGRPNVAPWAEAERDTAALSTAEVTGVVEDFVAAAVRAERAGFDGVEVHGAHGYLLGQFLDARHNHRDDGYGGSLDGRYRVLDEVLRGIREATGPNFQLGLRLTPEGNGITLPEGREIARRALASELLDYLDMSLWDVFMRPRGEGHEGLLIDHFVDLPRQGAALGVAGSVQSAADARWCLERGADLVTVGTGAILHHDFAARALADPDFVVRARPVPRDVLRAEFVGPAFVDYLAAGWDDLVA, encoded by the coding sequence GTGACGAAGCACCTCGCCGATCCCGTCCCGCTCCCCCACGGCCCCGCCCTCGCGAACCGGTTCGCCCTGGCCCCGTTGACCAACACCCAGAGCAACCCCGACGGCACCCTGTCCGACGACGAGCACGACTGGCTGGTCGCCCGCGGGCGCGGCGGGTTCGGGCTGACGATGACGTGTGCGGCGTACGTCTCCCCCGGCGGCCAGGCGTGGGCCGGCCAGCTCGGCATCAGCGACGACCGTCACCTGCCCGGGCTCACCCGGCTCGCCGACAGCCTCCGCGCCACCGGCACCCGCTCCTCGGTGCAGCTGCATCACGCCGGCCGCCGCGCCGACCCGGCCGTCACCGGCCGGCCCAACGTCGCACCGTGGGCGGAGGCCGAGCGGGACACCGCCGCCCTGAGCACCGCCGAGGTCACCGGCGTGGTCGAGGACTTCGTGGCCGCCGCGGTCCGCGCCGAGCGGGCCGGGTTCGACGGCGTGGAGGTGCACGGCGCCCACGGCTACCTGCTCGGCCAGTTCCTCGACGCCCGGCACAACCACCGCGACGACGGGTACGGCGGCTCGCTCGACGGGCGCTACCGGGTCCTGGACGAGGTGCTGCGCGGCATCCGGGAGGCCACCGGCCCCAACTTCCAGCTCGGGCTGCGGCTGACCCCCGAGGGCAACGGCATCACGCTGCCCGAGGGCCGCGAGATCGCCCGCCGGGCGCTGGCCTCGGAGCTGCTGGACTACCTGGACATGTCACTGTGGGACGTCTTCATGCGCCCGCGCGGCGAGGGCCACGAGGGGCTGCTCATCGACCACTTCGTCGACCTGCCCCGGCAGGGTGCCGCCCTCGGCGTCGCCGGCTCGGTGCAGTCCGCGGCCGACGCCCGGTGGTGCCTTGAGCGCGGCGCCGACCTCGTCACGGTCGGCACCGGCGCGATCCTGCACCACGACTTCGCTGCCCGCGCGCTGGCCGACCCCGACTTCGTCGTACGGGCGCGGCCGGTGCCGCGCGACGTGCTGCGTGCCGAGTTCGTGGGCCCGGCGTTCGTGGACTACCTCGCTGCGGGCTGGGACGACCTCGTCGCCTGA
- the purM gene encoding phosphoribosylformylglycinamidine cyclo-ligase: MSNDNAYARAGVDIEAADRAVDLMKEWVEKARRPEMLGGLGGFAGLFDASALLAYKRPLLATSTDGVGTKVAVAQMMDKHDTIGFDLVGMVVDDLVVCGAEPLFMTDYIATGKVVPERIAAIVKGIAEACTEAGCALVGGETAEHPGLLAPDEYDVAGATTGVVEADDLLGPGRVRPGDVVVAMAASGLHSNGYSLARHVFFTQAGWTVDRHVEEFGRTLGEELLVPTRLYTKPCLAIAREHEVHAMAHVTGGGLANNLARVMPPELKATLDRGTWTPGAVFDVVRRLGEVSQPDLEATLNCGVGMVAIVAPEAVDGVVTRLADFGVDAWVAGEVAVDPEQQGTVELVGQHPGW, translated from the coding sequence ATGAGCAACGACAACGCCTACGCCCGCGCCGGTGTCGACATCGAGGCCGCGGACCGCGCCGTCGACCTGATGAAGGAGTGGGTGGAGAAGGCCCGCCGCCCCGAGATGCTCGGTGGCCTCGGCGGCTTCGCCGGCCTCTTCGACGCCTCCGCGCTGCTGGCGTACAAGCGCCCGCTGCTGGCGACCTCCACCGACGGCGTCGGTACCAAGGTCGCGGTGGCGCAGATGATGGACAAGCACGACACCATCGGCTTCGACCTCGTCGGCATGGTTGTCGACGACCTCGTCGTGTGCGGCGCCGAGCCGCTGTTCATGACCGACTACATCGCCACCGGCAAGGTCGTGCCGGAGCGGATCGCCGCGATCGTCAAGGGCATCGCGGAGGCCTGCACCGAGGCCGGCTGCGCCCTGGTCGGCGGCGAGACCGCCGAGCACCCCGGCCTGCTTGCGCCCGACGAGTACGACGTCGCCGGCGCCACCACCGGCGTGGTGGAGGCCGACGACCTGCTCGGCCCCGGCCGGGTCCGCCCCGGCGACGTGGTGGTGGCGATGGCCGCCAGCGGCCTGCACTCCAACGGCTACTCCCTGGCCCGCCACGTGTTCTTCACGCAGGCAGGCTGGACCGTGGACCGGCACGTCGAGGAGTTCGGCCGCACCCTCGGCGAGGAGCTGCTGGTGCCGACCCGGCTCTACACCAAGCCCTGCCTGGCGATCGCCCGCGAGCACGAGGTGCACGCGATGGCCCACGTCACCGGCGGCGGCCTGGCCAACAACCTGGCACGCGTGATGCCGCCGGAGCTCAAGGCCACCCTGGACCGCGGCACCTGGACGCCCGGCGCCGTCTTCGACGTCGTACGACGCCTGGGGGAGGTCTCCCAGCCGGACCTGGAGGCCACGCTGAACTGCGGCGTGGGCATGGTCGCGATCGTGGCGCCCGAGGCCGTGGACGGCGTCGTGACGCGCCTGGCGGACTTCGGTGTGGACGCCTGGGTCGCCGGCGAGGTCGCCGTCGACCCGGAGCAGCAGGGCACCGTCGAGCTGGTGGGTCAGCACCCCGGCTGGTGA
- a CDS encoding DUF3073 domain-containing protein, with translation MGRGRAKAKQTKVARDLKYRTHETDLSALAAELHGEPARKPVVEEVDESDEWSDYRPRD, from the coding sequence ATGGGCCGCGGCCGTGCGAAAGCCAAGCAGACCAAGGTCGCCCGCGACCTGAAGTACCGCACTCACGAGACCGACCTGTCGGCCCTGGCTGCCGAGCTCCATGGTGAGCCCGCGCGCAAGCCGGTGGTCGAAGAGGTCGACGAGAGCGACGAGTGGTCGGACTACCGCCCGCGCGATTGA